In Helianthus annuus cultivar XRQ/B chromosome 8, HanXRQr2.0-SUNRISE, whole genome shotgun sequence, a single genomic region encodes these proteins:
- the LOC110872641 gene encoding 7-deoxyloganetic acid glucosyltransferase-like — protein sequence MDQQNNTLEPHVLMFPIPFQGPVNCFLKLAELLCLSGIHVTFLNTEHIHRPLLRHTQVLSRFSRYPNFKFETIPDGVEHETPVPRDRFMEVMAGVDAVTKPLFREMMVSGRFSWKSERPVTVMIPDAYFSFAVDVAIEASIPVICFETISPCCLWTSYLNLPTLIEAGDVPFEGSDLDQLITSVPGTKYIIRKRDLFSSFRTYDGSNSDIDLIAKEARTILVAQGLILNTFEELDNVVLPHMRKLCPNIYTIGPLHSLHKTKLMANKNPPRQETTYSNSVWKEDKNCMLWLDKHDPKTVIYVSIGSLATMTVEQLLEIWYGVVNSGKPFLWVRRPGSITGGYDESRVPIELLERTKEIGCIVEWAPQEDVLAHRAIGGFLTHSGWNSTMESIVEGVPMVCWPHHADQQMNSRFVGKVWKIGVDMKDTCDRLLVEKAVRNIMDSKHNAITQSTNTWASLAKESITEIGSSSIHLGRLIDDILAMTMSSTLM from the exons ATGGATCAACAAAACAACACTCTCGAACCTCATGTACTGATGTTCCCCATACCATTTCAAGGTCCAGTTAACTGCTTTCTCAAGCTAGCTGAGCTCCTATGTCTTTCGGGCATCCATGTCACCTTCCTCAACACCGAACACATCCACCGCCCTCTCCTCCGCCACACCCAGGTTCTGTCCCGGTTCAGCCGCTACCCCAACTTCAAATTCGAGACTATTCCTGATGGGGTTGAGCACGAAACACCAGTCCCTAGAGACCGGTTCATGGAGGTGATGGCTGGTGTGGATGCGGTCACTAAACCTCTATTCCGGGAGATGATGGTTTCGGGTAggtttagttggaaatcggaaaGGCCAGTGACTGTGATGATACCGGATGCTTACTTCAGTTTTGCGGTGGATGTAGCGATAGAGGCTTCGATTCCTGTGATCTGCTTTGAGACCATAAGCCCATGCTGCTTGTGGACTTCATACTTGAATCTTCCTACCCTTATTGAAGCAGGAGATGTCCCCTTCGAAG GAAGTGATCTAGACCAGTTGATAACAAGTGTGCCAGGaacaaaatatattattcgaaaACGGGATCTTTTTAGCTCTTTCCGTACATACGATGGGTCGAACTCGGATATTGACCTTATCGCCAAAGAAGCCCGCACTATTCTTGTAGCTCAAGGTCTCATACTGAACACATTTGAAGAGTTGGACAATGTCGTACTCCCACACATGCGAAAACTTTGTCCAAATATATACACCATAGGCCCATTGCACTCTCTCCACAAAACAAAACTTATGGCCAACAAAAACCCACCAAGGCAAGAAACCACCTATTCTAACAGTGTTTGGAAGGAAGATAAAAATTGCATGTTGTGGCTCGATAAGCACGATCCAAAAACCGTCATATATGTCAGCATAGGTAGTCTTGCAACCATGACAGTTGAACAACTACTTGAAATCTGGTATGGCGTGGTTAATAGTGGAAAACCTTTTTTATGGGTGAGACGACCTGGGTCGATCACTGGTGGGTATGACGAGTCTCGGGTTCCAATTGAACTACTCGAGCGTACAAAAGAAATTGGGTGTATAGTAGAATGGGCTCCACAAGAAGATGTACTCGCCCATCGGGCCATTGGCGGGTTTTTAACACATAGCGGATGGAACTCGACTATGGAAAGTATTGTAGAGGGTGTACCCATGGTTTGTTGGCCACATCATGCGGACCAACAAATGAATAGTCGATTTGTGGGAAAGGTATGGAAAATTGGAGTAGACATGAAAGATACTTGTGATCGATTATTAGTTGAAAAGGCAGTGAGGAACATTATGGATTCGAAGCATAATGCAATTACACAATCCACTAATACTTGGGCAAGTTTGGCTAAAGAGTCGATAACTGAGATCGGTTCATCATCTATACATTTGGGTCGGTTGATTGATGATATTTTAGCGATGACGATGAGCTCGACTCTAATGTAA